The Thamnophis elegans isolate rThaEle1 chromosome Z, rThaEle1.pri, whole genome shotgun sequence DNA window TGAAAGCAGACAATACTTGTCTTTTTTTGTTAATTATGGATTTTAAGAGAAGAAATAGAACTATATACAAATACTTTCTACAATAAACTATTATAAAACATGTCCTTTAAATTGTTGGTAAATCCTGAATGTATTGTTTCACCCtgtgtaaaataaatacaattctgCTAGTCCTGATCAAATAACTATTTTCCCTTAGCTTTTTGAACAAATTAATTTTCTCAAATACTTTCTGAAGCAGACTCATTACTTCTCAAtttgttttccaaataaaagATTATCCAAGCATTTCCACTGATGGATTTGAATTGAACGAAGTTGGTTTAAGGCAACTTCATATGATAAATAGATATCTTAGTTTTAAGTGaaagtgttttaaataaaattttagaatAGCCATAGTTCATATAAATAATGGTTATACTAGGGCAAAACTTTCTATTCTTCcatttaatttctattttatttaattatttaatgacCTGAATTCTGTATGGCACTTCTTGTACTGGAATCATTCATATTATGTACAGCATATATTGTCAACATGCCAAAACAGCATAATTAAAATTTTAACTGGAATGCCTCTACAGAGAGTATTATCCTACTTTTGTATAATCCTTGCTAACAAATTTACGACGTGTAAGTTTCCAagtcttcttttttaaatatcaaaAAGTCTTGGACTTTTAATATTTTAGATTACCTTATCACAtctttgtaccagtggtgggttgccaatcttttttctaccagtttgggcatgtgcagaagtgtcctgatgggtgggtggagcctcctgccatcgctactactggttcgctcaatCCAGGGAGAacctggagcaacccacctctgctttgtttGCCCTATGACTTTCACCTTTCCTAAATCATAATGCTAAATATTGCATTATACTGTATATCTCTTGTTGGCAAAAATGATTAGCATGAAATGTATCCCCATTGCTAATTTATATTCTGGTTCTGTTGGCTTTATCAATGCCACTAATTATTGCCAGGCCCCTGAATTCCTACAAAGGTAATTGGCGAGAAACCTTATAGACTGTGCTTGTATGAAAAAATACTGCTTACTTCCATCCTTACAGAACAGTAAGAGAGTTTTATTCAGCACATGGGGAAAAAGAATGCTGTTCATTTTATTATGCAATAATTAATTACAAACATTATGCAAGCTATTCTGGGATACAttatttcagtgtttttcaaccactgtgccgcggcacactagtgtgccgtgacatagtgtaaggtgtgccgtgggaaaattactttatatatagtcaatataggcacagagttaaatttttttaacattttctaatggtggtgtgcctcgtgatttttttcatgaaaaaagtgtgcctttgcacaaaaaaggttgaaaaacactgcattatttcatacatacccagtatgccagtggtgggttccggatcccgttgcaaccggtacggtgcaaccgggcgtccaccacatgaacgtgtgtaCTTACCGCCCATGATGCTCCAcgatgcctctgtgatgctctAGTTGCTCAGCCGAGCGTCACTCAGGTGCCATATGCTCTGTGTGCGTAAGccctgaaaacctcaaataccggtaaggagcgtgggcaggtgggccctccggagtaagtaccagaatggtactggtgctcccagcaagcaccggtacacccatattggggcgtactggtcataacccaccaATGCAGTATGCATATGTTATGCTTCTTATGGTACATAACaaatccttcttctctcccttagTTTCAAAAACTCTGCATATCTTTCCTATCtctataaaaaaaatttaaatgtgtttttctcttattttccttAAGGTGTCTAAGTGTTctgaagaaattaaaaattatattgaaGAAAGATCGGGAGAAGACCCTCTAGTTAAAGGCATTCCTGAAGAGAGGAACCCTTTTAAAGAGAAAGGAGGGTGTGTAATTGCATAGAAGAATACAGATAATTTTGAAACTGGGAAAAATAAACTACCATAGTATACAGCTAGTTTAATTTAAAGCTCAGGAATCTTACTGTGCAaattaagaggttttttttttaaaaaaagcaagaaaataaatGATTGTTTTGCTATTTCCTGAAACATATTATCATATTACCATATTATTAAATTTCTTTCAAGAGGCTGTTTTGTATTCTTAATTTCTTGCATTCGCTGATTGAAATTATTATTAACCACAGTAtaattttggcaaaaaaaaatcttaatgaaACAATATGACAACCTCCCTTCTGAATATAGGATTTTAGTACAAATGTCCTCATGTCAATGAatatatgcaatgaaatttcattttactgtatgcctattagtgtacatttaaagtgacaataaagttattctaagtctctaAGTCTAGATTGTTAATCTCCAATTCTCATTAGCCTTCACGATTGGTCCTGCAAAATCTAATTCAGCAACAACTGGAAGATCATAGATTTTGCCTGCTCCTAAaacaagtcctcaacttacaaccattgtttAGGAActattacaacagcactaaaaaggtGATTTACAATCAATCTGGTCCAtccttataaccattgcagcatcttcctAGTCAAAATTCCAACAGCCTATATTTTCAACTGTGGTAGTGCCCCAGGATCATATGATCATTGTTTATGACTTTCCCAGATGACTTctcacaagcagagtcaatgagggaagccagattcacttagcaatcacgattcatttaacaactgcagtgattcacaattATGGAAAACAAAAAAGAGTGTAAAACTGTATATGCTTCACTTCACAATCACTGTGCTCCACAACACAAATTCTGGTCCCGGTTGAAGTTATAAGTTGAGTATCTAGAAGTAGTATTGTCCAAATCTAAATGAACACaagtaatatatttattaatgCTACAGTTTTACATCTGAAGTACATTTTTGAGATGGATGATAAAGTTTGGTCAATTGGTTCCCAACTTAGCAAGAGAAAAGAGACTTTTGGATAATGGGATTCTTGAGAGTTTTCAAGCTTCTCATAGTGCCTCAACAATTCAAAATATATTCTGACTATGATGGAGACTAGCTCTGTTCTTAAATAAGCAGCAAGTATATTGGGGGAGACTCTAAAATCTACCTAATGAAATGGTTTTGGAGTACTTCCAATGGACCATAACCTTCTAGTCCCAGTCTCAGATTTCAGTTTTATATAACATCTGGGTTACCACCTTGCTTTAAAATATAGGGTTAAAAGTTTGGTGGAATAGAGTGATTTTGTTGGCTGCTTCTTAAAAAAATACTAAGAGGGAAGGATTGGATAGAAACCTAGGGTTAAAGTTCCAAAATATGGTTATCACACTCCTTTAATCTCTGATTAAGAGAAACTTGTAACATTCTTTTTGCATacctaaagtcaggaacaactagccccctagagtcgggaatgactagcacatatgtgcaaggagaactgttatctttatatatacatatacatcagggatgggttcctgccagttctaacctcttctatagaagaggttccataaatctacagtgccatttagaacaagttccagctccctcccgcctcccgtccacacatcatcaagatgaagagcaagaggaggaattctgggagttgaagtccacaagtcttaaagctatcaagtttgaacatccctgggttttttttttcctaaaggattaggagtgcaagggttttgtaacttgacaactttaagacttgtacactTCAATACCAGAGTTCCTGTGTCAACAtgactggaattctgggagttgaagtccacaagtcttaaagctgtcaaatttgaacacccctgggagtttttttcctaaagggttagaggtgcaaggatcttgtaacttgacagctttatgacttgtacactttaatgccagagttcctgagccaacatgactggaggaggaattctgggagttgaagtccacaagtcttaaagctgtcaagtttgaacacccctggggtttttttccctaaagggttagaggtgcaagggtcttgtaacttgacaactttaagacttgcacactttattgccagagttcctgagccaacatgactggaggaggaattctgggagttgaagtccacaagtcttaaagctgtcaagtttgaacacccctggggttttttccctaaagggttataggtgcaagggtcttgtaacttgacagctttaagacttgcatactttaatgccagagttcctgagccaacatgactggaggaggaattctgggagttaaaatccacaagtcttaaagctgtcaatttgaacacccctggattttttttctaaagggttaggggtgcaagggtcttgtaacttgacagcttcaaatgccagagtttctgagccaacattttggttgctaagcaagagcgttaagtgagtttcaccacattttacaagttggccacacccacacagtcacatgtctggcaagccactctcacaatgcagaccacacctacagaagaggttctaaaaattttttaaacacacacacacacacacacacacacacacacacacacaaatatagtaTTTAGGCTTCTGAATTAAAATTGTAGCTATAAAAGCAACTTATGCTATTGAGATGAAGCAGTCCATTACTCCCATAATATCCATCCTAGTTATAATTTATAGACATTGTAGCATAACTGGAAGGCATCAGGCTGGGTGATACTGATTAACCCTTTTATCAATTCATTACACACGTGTTTAAACTGCAGTGTTTAatttgaacttaaaaaaaaacattctttttagCAGAATCCAAAGTTGGCAGATAGTTAATAAAGCAGATTTCCTGTAAAATTCTAGGAATGGAGACTATCAAGACGTGAATTACGAAGAACAACTATGaagaccctgggggggggggggagttaaatcaattttttaaaacttcctatTTAAAGTCAGTGGAGTTCAGTGCTCTTATCAAATTCCAAGCTTTGGTTGACCGATCCACATCCACTTTTCACGATTTTTGGaaatttaacacacacacaaacacacacccttcAGGAAAATTCGAACACTTGTGTCCTATTTTACTTCTTTCTGAGAGATGCTTATATAATAGGGTAATCCTCCGCTGTCAGTGACTGTTCTGCAGATCTCTACATCAGCAATTGTGGAGTGTTTTAAAGACCCAGCGCAGAATAACTACTCCTTAGTAGCAAAACATCTGCAGGCGGGGCTTATCCGCCGCTTTCGAACGATAGCGCATGCGCCGGTCG harbors:
- the LOC116522417 gene encoding guanine nucleotide-binding protein G(I)/G(S)/G(O) subunit gamma-11, yielding MPAINIDDLSEKDKLKMEVEQLRKEVKLERQPVSKCSEEIKNYIEERSGEDPLVKGIPEERNPFKEKGGCVIA